The following DNA comes from Hordeum vulgare subsp. vulgare chromosome 3H, MorexV3_pseudomolecules_assembly, whole genome shotgun sequence.
AAAGCGACTAATTGCTCTGAAAATCATGTACTTTGGCCAGAGGTGTGATTGTATTTCACAGGAAGTCAATGCTTAGTTTGCACTGTATTTTTTACTATTACTTGGAATTGTACTGACACCTGCATCTGCTCTCAGTTCCTTCTTTGTTTATTTTTGTCTGTAACCCTTTTGGTTGTGCTTAGTCCCTTCTTCATGCTTTTCTTCAACTACTGTCGTCGTTGTGCAGATTCTATGGCTTTGCTTCAGAAGCCCACACAGAGCCAACGGTCGAGGTAATTCTCCTATGAACTATTTCTTTGCTTTTTCCAAAGGCATCTAAGGTTTTCTTAAGGGATTCTATCTTGGTCCTCTCAGTCTGAGATATTCAAAGCACTTGAAAGAGCAAGATTACTGGTTGGAAGTATTAAAGATGCATGCTATTCTAGGTGTGGAAGAACTGACAAAGGAGTTTCTGCTACTGGACAGGTAACTGCATATGTGCAGGTAGCTCAATGTTGGACTGCCAGCTCACAGATGATAATTTATGTATTATTCAGTTCTTGTCTCGTATATGCTTATAAATTACTGATAGTACTAGCTCATATATGTTCTAGAGTTATTTCTGTCTCTTCTTGTTATGTTTAAGTAGCACTTTCAAAGTTTCAAGTCTCTATAACTGAAATCGTGCCTTTTAAACTGGTATGGGTACTGTTTATAGAATATTATGTAGAAGTACATGAGCACCTATGTGATAAGATCGCTGTAATGTCACAACTATGTACTTGACATCTTGAAATTAGGACTTTTTTTTAAGAAACAAGGAAGATATCTTTTAGCTCGGGCCTTAAGCTAATTAGAGATAAGATCTATGACTGTTGTTTTCTTTCGGTTGTTAGGcctctatataaagggggtcctttATGAGGAACGAATTAAGCAGAGCATAAACCAATCTTATTCATGGTCTCCTTGTCAAAGCTCTGCTGTTCCTACTGTGGCACCTATCCTACAGCCCTCCATAACACAGAAGCAGTCACTCTTGTGAGCAGGAACCTCCGGATAGAAACAAATTTATCAGACTCCTTGCTCAATTTTTCTGTCAAGGAATCTTGGGGAAAATAACTAGTGTTCCGTTGTCTCCATGATGCAATTATCATCATCGTTTTTTTAGCAAAAACATTGCTACAGAAGACCGTAATGTAATATCTAATATGTAAAGAAGTAACGTGTGCATACAATACCCTGCATGTTACACTCAATGTGGGTGATTTATAGAGAAATGAAGCATCATGTGCTAGCATATCCATTCATGTTTTTTTACTAAGCACATTGATGGTTTAAACAATGCGTTAATTACATAGTACATCTCTGAAACAAAATGAGCATGTCATGTTACAAACTTACAATGTCCATGCACAAATAAACTAGCGATAGAGTGGGTACCCTATGCGTAGGTAAGAGCTGACCCTTACCAGTATAATAGTGCGGAAGTACTATTCAAGGCCAATTAGTTATGTTATTTCCATGTGACTGATCCATAAACTTCTAAAGACATAATTGGTGAAAGATGTAAAAGGTTTATGCATGCATCGCACATGATCATATACGTGATAGAGTTGGGGTGGCACCAATTGAatagaagcttgtccaacatcgtctatTATGGTTTGGGCATATACAACACAGTCCTTCAAAAGCGCCGGTGCATAGTGGAAggataaagcgtgctgataatgtcaagagaggttggggtagaccaaacttgacatgggaggagtccataAGGAGAGACCTGAAGGACTGAAATATCAtcgaagaactagccatggacaggggcgtggaagttagctatccacatgCTAGAAGCCTAGAACCATGACTAGGTTTCAAAATCTTATGGGTTATAACTCTAGCCTACCTGAACTTTTTTGGGACTGAGAGGCTTTGTTATTATGCAACCCTCATGGCACATTCTTTTAGGTGCGGGGAGAGTGttgttttggagttgtgcagaaattAGTGGTTTTTTGGAAATACAACTTTGTCTATGAACCAAGACACCATGTTGCAACATGCAGGTAATCTCCTTATATTTGCGATCAAATTTTAAAGAAGCAGGAGGGAATGTATTGGGTGAAAGATCTGGTATGCTTCTGCCTTCTTGTAGCTCTccataaagcaaaaaataaagcAATGGCATAATCTTTGTTGCTCAATCAAATTGTTATCTTGATACTGGGATAAGTCTCTAGCATTCTCCTGTTATAATAAATTGTAAGCTCAGTTTGCGTTGCTAAACTGTGCTTATTTTGTAATCTATTTTGGAAAGTTAGCCACAAAAGTACGCAAAAGCGATCAAATAAACACTAGAATAAGAAAAAGCTGGTTGGACAAATGGGATTATCATAGTCCACCAGAATACCAAATGCAGTTGTAATATGCTATTTTCGTCGTCGTTTTCATCATTCAAAGTCAGACATCTCACTAGCATCTTGCCCATCCATGCAATCATCCTCTGCCAGACTAAAAATTGTCTTCTATTTTTCCTTTCAGAAATCGATTATGTAAGTGTATTGAATAGAAATCTTCCACGAGATATACGTGTAATAGGTTGGTGTCCAGTTTCAGCAGACTTTCTcgcaaggttagcttgaattctATGTTTAGTACTTTTTTGGTTGCTGAGTGTAAGAGGCACTCTTCCCCAAATGGATTCGACAAAAGATTAGATGTTTCTTCCTTGCTTCTTTCCTTTTCTCTTATCTCTCTTTTTGATCATGCTATTTATTGCCTAGTTGTACTCTGTTCCTGGGTAATTGGAAATTTATTTCTTGACCCACTTCTTTTTTTGCAGATTCTCCTGCTTGGGTAGGGAATATAAGTACTTGTTTTGGAAGGGGGGCTTGGATGTATCGGTAACTATGTTATCCTCGATTTCTGTACTTTGCTACATTTGCCATTTTTACCGAGCCATTGACTTTTAATTGTCAACAGAAAATGCAGGAAGCTGCATTTAAATTCATCGGGGAACATGACTTAAGGAATTTCTGTAAGATGGACGCAGCAAACGTGAGCAACTACAAGCGATGCATTACAGATTTTACTATTTCTGCGTGTGACCAAAGGTTAAATTGCATTTCTCTCAAACACTCCTTTCTTTCTAGTTACAAACATGTGATGCATGTAATACCTGGACTAAATAATGGAAGTGCTCTGTATTTTCAAGGTCCAACCATGATGAGCTATGGTCCATGAATATCAGGGGTAGCGCCTTTCTGTGGCATCAAGTTCGTTGCATGGTAGCTGTTCTTTTTCTTGTAGGTCAAGGCCTTGAATCACCTTGTGTGAGTATTTTTTCCCCTCTTTCTGAAGCATCCTTTTGTTTTCTCGAACAGTGAAATGAATTACACAATTGAACTTGGCGCAAAAGTTCCCTTTTGTCATTTGTTTGGATTATTTACATTCGACAGCTCGTTTATTTTGGTACAGGTAGTTGATTCATTGCTGGATATTACCAAGACACCTAGAAAACCTCAATATACAATGGCACCAGAGCTCCCATTGATTCTACGATCTTGTCTATTCGATAGAGTCAATTTCATGTGTTCATCAGGTATGTCTCTGAAAATTTGGCGTTTGACCATATACCTTTCAGGGAGCATTTTCAGCCTTGAAATATTGTTGTACTATGATCTGCTAACATCGGGTCTTCATTCCTTGCTCAGTGAATTCTGATTTTCCTGCTGCTTCCAATATATTGGTTATATTGTAAAAATAATGAGATTTTAGATCACAGTGAGCATTATATCATCCTTTTTTGGCTAATTATGCATGCTTAAGAATTAAATAAGACTTGTCAGCATTCGGATACCATTTGCTTGACagtaaatgaaatatactcatctCATATAACTTATGAGCATGGTAATGACATTTTCACAAAAACCAAACCTTCATTTCGGAAATACTTGATGTCAGTTCTGTTATATTGAGTAAAGTGAAGATCATCTGGGTTTTTTGTTATCTACATGCAATAATTCTAGTTTTTGTGTGATGTAACTAATTCCAGTGCACTATTATTCCTGCTTAGATGCCAGTCAGGCTTTGATTGAACACTTGAAGGATGAATACCATCAGTATATGCTCCAAGCTGCCATATTTGATGAGGCTTTGACCTGTTTGTGTATTCCAGGTACATACATTTAGATCTTTGTGTAAAGTTGATGTAATATCTTATTGATCTGAAAGGAGTTAGATGTCAATGCAGAGGCTAATCCATCTGAATCCCCTAAGAAGAAGAGAAAACATATCCCTCTCCTGTCACGGGAAACAGAACGTAAGTTTTTTTATCGTGTGAATCTGCAAAGCATTTTTTGTCTTTACATCTGTTATGAGCGAACAAATGCTCTGCCTTTACACCAGTCTCTGTCGAGAATCAACACTCTTCAACTTTGGGTATAATAGCTCCGATACTTTACGCATAATTATCTTCTTTGGCATCAACGCTTGATGTCCTCTTTATTTCAACACATTTGATTTCAACCCTCTTGTATCATATATGTGAAAATGCATTTCCTAATACTTTCATGTTCCAGCTTCTTACGAGGAACGCAGAGCAAGAGTCAAAGCTAAGTCAGCAACGTGTAGTTGAGTGGCAACTTAAGTAGCACATTAAGAGTTTGGCCTTTGAAGATCGGTGCGGCTGACTGGCTGAGTGTGATAGTCATCTAGCATCAAGGTAATTTCTGACTCTCTGTTCCAATCAATTTGATAAATATGTTTATTCACTTCCGCAAAATTTGCGAACAAATGCCTGCATGCATGCTCATGTATAGTTTACTTATAAATACTTGTTTAGGGGCAATCTCCTCACCGCAACATCTCCAAGAAGCTTTTGTTCTTACCGTGTAATGTGACAGGCTAAAGTGTTACATTTGGGACGGGGATTTGACAAAAGAAGTTCATCATTCTGCTGTGCTTCAAGCTTTGGCACCCTTTGCTACCTGCCAGCCTTCGGAcaagccttgataactgcgccccgCTTCCCGTTATCAGCGTTACACCGCGCTGTCTTGTTGTTGCCAACTTACTATTGCTATGCGATCAAGCAGAAGTTGGGTCGCTACAAGGTAGAATCATTTTTTGATTTCTCAAGCGGCAATGCTTGGTCCCTTTCCTTGTATTgcttttgtaccatcgatgggctGCAAGATGGCcactttttattttgcatttgtGCAGTGTCAGTGTGTCGTGGTGGTGGCTCGTACCATTTCTTTTTTCTTAGGCctgaaaacatctcgtgatgtcctCCAAAAgatccataaattctgaaatgcCAGGTGTTCTAGTTTTGATTTGATCGTTACAGCCAGACGACCCCGGTATGTCAGAATTTGTGAATTTATGGTGTAGTATAGAACACCAATGCACATGGTAAGAGAGTAGTAGTTCCCCGTATTGAGCAGAGCTAGGAAAAAAATAATATACAGTAGTAACTTAGTCCGGATTTTTTATTAGGCCCACTCGTATTTTGGGTCAAACTTTGATTATCTATTTGAGTGTAACAGAATATAAAATACGTACTACTCCCTTCCTTcctaaataaaaattatatatggatgtatatggatatatttaaaatgtagattcatttattttactctGTGTGTAGTTTTAATAAAATatctaaaaatatttatatttagaaatggaatGAGTATAAAAAACGCTGCTCCGGCAGTGTTGGAGCGGGAGGGAACGGGAAGACGCCTGTCCTGCTCCGGATCTAGAGCGCGAGCTCGTCGCTGTCCGACGCATCACTGCCAGAGCCGACATCCTCCTCCCTCACGAGACTGTCCCAATCCATGGGATCGGTCTCACTATCGGAGCCATGTTCGGACTTAGACCATGGCGGATCAGGCGGGAGAGATTTGGTAGAGAAGTGAAGAAGACAGAAGGTGAGACTAGAGTGACTACAGTTTCAGAGAGGGTTGGGTTTTTGTGAGGATgatggtggggtggggtgggctagAACGGTGCCTGGACGCGTCCGGCCCTCCTCATATTTGTCCCTGTTAAGCAGTGACGGTGTGGCCAGTATTGGCCAACGAAATCAGTGTATACAGAAAATACAGTTCGTTTTGTATAAAGGCCAATACACGTGGCATTTGTAATGGATAGAGCGGCCATACGAAGGCCCCCATGGCACCAAACTACTCCCTCTTCAAGTCTCTTTATagactagcaaaatggcccgtgcgttgtcacggaagaaaaaaaacataatctccaatgatggtgaccacattatgttcacatatcatcgtttgatttagaaagcattttgttaaatgcattTATGACCacatttttttaaatgcattaatatattttgaattagaaagcattttgttaaatgcctttaataatttttaatacatggaattgtatttgagatcatggactattcttattgtataaacatttttctaaaattacaaatattttattgtatatgcgagtatATTTTACAatactccgagcagtttttgaagtcacacacatttaattttttaaatatgttgcttTATAATTTTcaatttattaaaattttaaagattatttgaagttctaaattatttaaaataaaaaaataaaacgaaactgaaaataaataaataaacggaactaaaagcaggcgcctgtgcatggaCCGGCCcgtacggtgtgctggatattctcccagcgtggagagcgtaatataggagattTTTACATAGGtcggcccagtccaagatttttcgctttgtgaaacgttttctattacttaccggtggtatggcgggtaatttatgcaaactttaagggtaatttccaagacggacgaccagaaaccgtatttgctttattaaaatatatatatgtcatacatCCCGTATATAGTACACTAgcaaaaggcccgtgcgttgcaatggaaGAAAAAAGTACAAcatgctcttaatttataaaaaatggtctataatctgagaatttgtagTTCTGGCACAaacaaagatggtcttatcctaaaaAATGCAGTTcataatttcacaggtcttctattttaacacggtttgcatgtagatttaatacataCAAAGAAACGGGTAAGTGACCTTCGGTTTCATCTCCGGTCctcattttgttgacgtgttcatccccaatcccgatgagtaccggtatgaaagaaagacgaataataacttatttattaagatttgaccctagatagtatttttattaaatatttagcaggtaaaataacatcatatttaaattctatatattttttaatcaaattccatatataatatgttaaatttggagttacggtttagaagatatgagtatttttaaaaacatttaatatatactatgGGTTTAATGTCAGAAACATCAAGGATTTTCTATAAATAAATAGCATGACAGACTAAGAATATCTATTTCTTTTATTAATAGGTATAGATAATGAAACTATCGGACCCCTCGTATCCGTTTCAAACGTTTGGTCGGGCCGTCCGGTCAATAACCGGTCATAAAAACGCGGCCCAACCGGACCTTT
Coding sequences within:
- the LOC123442795 gene encoding tRNA pseudouridine(38/39) synthase isoform X5 encodes the protein MAAGDGGDTVAVPTEIAALRLRVLELERENQRLAQIASTCSCGSKEDNIPPSLVENRDQQVQKNVKSQKSRISDYDVSLPFDHMMISTENQVLCDVKGEGHDDLSKIRRKHSKRTGHQVGNVSHCQKRLIALKIMYFGQRFYGFASEAHTEPTVESEIFKALERARLLVGSIKDACYSRCGRTDKGVSATGQVISLYLRSNFKEAGGNVLGERSEIDYVSVLNRNLPRDIRVIGWCPVSADFLARFSCLGREYKYLFWKGGLDVSKMQEAAFKFIGEHDLRNFCKMDAANVSNYKRCITDFTISACDQRSNHDELWSMNIRGSAFLWHQVRCMVAVLFLVGQGLESPCVVDSLLDITKTPRKPQYTMAPELPLILRSCLFDRVNFMCSSEANPSESPKKKRKHIPLLSRETEPSYEERRARVKAKSATCS
- the LOC123442795 gene encoding tRNA pseudouridine(38/39) synthase isoform X3; amino-acid sequence: MAAGDGGDTVAVPTEIAALRLRVLELERENQRLAQIASTCSCGSKEDNIPPSLVENRDQQVQKNVKSQKSRISDYDVSLPFDHMMISTENQVLCDVKGEGHDDLSKIRRKHSKRTGHQVGNVSHCQKRLIALKIMYFGQRFYGFASEAHTEPTVESEIFKALERARLLVGSIKDACYSRCGRTDKGVSATGQVISLYLRSNFKEAGGNVLGERSEIDYVSVLNRNLPRDIRVIGWCPVSADFLARFSCLGREYKYLFWKGGLDVSEAAFKFIGEHDLRNFCKMDAANVSNYKRCITDFTISACDQRSNHDELWSMNIRGSAFLWHQVRCMVAVLFLVGQGLESPCVVDSLLDITKTPRKPQYTMAPELPLILRSCLFDRVNFMCSSDASQALIEHLKDEYHQYMLQAAIFDEALTCLCIPDVNAEANPSESPKKKRKHIPLLSRETEPSYEERRARVKAKSATCS
- the LOC123442795 gene encoding tRNA pseudouridine(38/39) synthase isoform X1, translated to MAAGDGGDTVAVPTEIAALRLRVLELERENQRLAQIASTCSCGSKEDNIPPSLVENRDQQVQKNVKSQKSRISDYDVSLPFDHMMISTENQVLCDVKGEGHDDLSKIRRKHSKRTGHQVGNVSHCQKRLIALKIMYFGQRFYGFASEAHTEPTVESEIFKALERARLLVGSIKDACYSRCGRTDKGVSATGQVISLYLRSNFKEAGGNVLGERSEIDYVSVLNRNLPRDIRVIGWCPVSADFLARFSCLGREYKYLFWKGGLDVSKMQEAAFKFIGEHDLRNFCKMDAANVSNYKRCITDFTISACDQRSNHDELWSMNIRGSAFLWHQVRCMVAVLFLVGQGLESPCVVDSLLDITKTPRKPQYTMAPELPLILRSCLFDRVNFMCSSDASQALIEHLKDEYHQYMLQAAIFDEALTCLCIPDVNAEANPSESPKKKRKHIPLLSRETEPSYEERRARVKAKSATCS
- the LOC123442795 gene encoding tRNA pseudouridine(38/39) synthase isoform X4, translated to MAAGDGGDTVAVPTEIAALRLRVLELERENQRLAQIASTCSCGSKEDNIPPSLVENRDQQVQKNVKSQKSRISDYDVSLPFDHMMISTENQVLCDVKGEGHDDLSKIRRKHSKRTGHQVGNVSHCQKRLIALKIMYFGQRFYGFASEAHTEPTVESEIFKALERARLLVGSIKDACYSRCGRTDKGVSATGQVISLYLRSNFKEAGGNVLGERSEIDYVSVLNRNLPRDIRVIGWCPVSADFLARFSCLGREYKYLFWKGGLDVSKMQEAAFKFIGEHDLRNFCKMDAANVSNYKRCITDFTISACDQRSNHDELWSMNIRGSAFLWHQVRCMVAVLFLVGQGLESPCVVDSLLDITKTPRKPQYTMAPELPLILRSCLFDRVNFMCSSDASQALIEHLKDEYHQYMLQAAIFDEALTCLCIPEANPSESPKKKRKHIPLLSRETEPSYEERRARVKAKSATCS
- the LOC123442795 gene encoding tRNA pseudouridine(38/39) synthase isoform X2, with amino-acid sequence MAAGDGGDTVAVPTEIAALRLRVLELERENQRLAQIASTCSCGSKEDNIPPSLVENRDQQVQKNVKSQKSRISDYDVSLPFDHMMISTENQCDVKGEGHDDLSKIRRKHSKRTGHQVGNVSHCQKRLIALKIMYFGQRFYGFASEAHTEPTVESEIFKALERARLLVGSIKDACYSRCGRTDKGVSATGQVISLYLRSNFKEAGGNVLGERSEIDYVSVLNRNLPRDIRVIGWCPVSADFLARFSCLGREYKYLFWKGGLDVSKMQEAAFKFIGEHDLRNFCKMDAANVSNYKRCITDFTISACDQRSNHDELWSMNIRGSAFLWHQVRCMVAVLFLVGQGLESPCVVDSLLDITKTPRKPQYTMAPELPLILRSCLFDRVNFMCSSDASQALIEHLKDEYHQYMLQAAIFDEALTCLCIPDVNAEANPSESPKKKRKHIPLLSRETEPSYEERRARVKAKSATCS